A single region of the Nocardioides aurantiacus genome encodes:
- a CDS encoding RidA family protein, which translates to MSHTIVNPDGLHDPAPFGYSHTVAIPSGTELILVAGQYGSDLNGTVVSADFGEQVRKAFGNLGVALAAHGLDLSDVVQLRTYVVNLDFDKLGAIGQAVGSGCGDTPPTQTVIGVAGLAMPDILFEVEAVAARA; encoded by the coding sequence ATGTCCCACACCATCGTCAATCCCGATGGATTGCACGATCCAGCCCCGTTCGGTTACAGCCACACTGTGGCCATCCCTTCCGGCACGGAACTCATCCTCGTCGCGGGTCAATATGGATCGGACTTGAACGGCACGGTCGTCTCGGCCGACTTTGGCGAGCAGGTGCGGAAGGCGTTCGGCAACCTCGGCGTTGCCCTGGCGGCCCACGGGCTCGACCTCAGCGATGTCGTACAGCTCAGGACGTACGTCGTGAATCTTGACTTCGACAAGCTCGGTGCGATTGGCCAGGCCGTAGGCAGTGGCTGCGGGGACACCCCACCCACGCAGACCGTCATCGGAGTGGCCGGGCTGGCCATGCCGGACATCCTGTTCGAGGTCGAGGCCGTCGCCGCACGCGCTTAG
- a CDS encoding SDR family oxidoreductase, with product MRVAVAGGTGQVGSRVVSRLQARGDEAVVLSRSSGVDLVTGEGLVGVLDGVQAVLDCTSTTSQVRRVCVEFFAAVARTLQLAAAEAGVHRLVTLSIVGIDAMPGVGHYAGKLAQKRETRAGAVPATILRATQFHTFPAQLAGTLGLGPVRLCLRQPVQPVDVETVVEHLLRLIDGQDEGRTVDLGGPQRLAMTTACRRTFRARGAHRLVLPLVLPGRSGRAARRGAALAGPDAILAGRSFEEWIEAGAPA from the coding sequence ATGCGCGTGGCGGTGGCCGGTGGAACCGGACAGGTGGGCTCCCGGGTGGTCTCCCGGTTGCAGGCACGGGGCGACGAGGCGGTGGTCCTCAGCCGGTCCAGCGGTGTCGACCTCGTGACCGGGGAGGGTCTTGTCGGGGTCTTGGACGGTGTGCAGGCGGTGCTCGACTGCACCTCGACCACTTCGCAAGTGAGGCGGGTCTGCGTCGAGTTCTTCGCCGCCGTTGCCCGCACCCTGCAGCTGGCCGCGGCTGAAGCCGGCGTACACCGCCTGGTCACTCTCTCGATCGTTGGCATCGACGCGATGCCGGGGGTGGGTCACTACGCGGGCAAGCTGGCACAGAAGCGCGAGACCCGCGCTGGTGCCGTGCCTGCCACGATCCTGCGCGCGACGCAGTTCCACACCTTCCCGGCCCAACTCGCCGGGACGCTCGGGCTCGGACCTGTGCGGCTGTGTTTACGGCAACCGGTGCAGCCGGTCGATGTAGAGACGGTGGTCGAGCACTTGCTCCGGCTGATCGATGGCCAGGACGAGGGGCGGACGGTGGACCTGGGTGGGCCACAGCGGTTGGCGATGACGACGGCCTGCCGGCGCACCTTTCGGGCACGCGGCGCGCACCGCCTCGTGCTACCGCTCGTGCTGCCGGGCAGGTCGGGGCGCGCGGCCCGGCGGGGGGCCGCACTCGCTGGCCCCGACGCCATCCTGGCCGGCCGCAGCTTCGAGGAGTGGATCGAGGCCGGCGCCCCCGCCTGA
- a CDS encoding TetR/AcrR family transcriptional regulator, which yields MPPDTDPRTTRSRKAITAATRRLLLEHGPAAVTHVRVAEASGVGRATVYRHWPRSDQLLAEAMAAVPMPFFDTPPDRGTPTVEWVRAELTSLARQLGLPDVRAVTTTLANAALWDMGMDARRSGFAHLLAQRLSSALHVAQERGEVTLSSTGDHAAALAIGPLYYRATIEHAPIDEHLIQAAIDALGTWHI from the coding sequence GTGCCCCCTGACACTGACCCCCGAACCACGCGCAGCCGTAAGGCGATCACGGCCGCCACCCGACGCCTGCTCCTCGAACACGGCCCCGCGGCGGTCACCCACGTGCGTGTCGCCGAGGCCTCCGGGGTGGGGCGGGCGACCGTCTACCGGCACTGGCCCCGCAGCGATCAGCTGCTGGCCGAGGCCATGGCCGCCGTCCCGATGCCGTTCTTCGACACTCCCCCGGACCGTGGTACGCCCACCGTGGAGTGGGTGCGTGCTGAGCTGACGTCCCTGGCCCGCCAGCTGGGCCTGCCTGACGTGCGCGCGGTGACCACCACCCTGGCCAACGCCGCCTTGTGGGACATGGGCATGGACGCCCGCCGATCCGGCTTCGCCCACCTGCTCGCCCAGCGCCTGAGCAGCGCCTTGCACGTAGCACAGGAGCGCGGCGAGGTGACATTGTCGTCTACGGGCGACCACGCCGCGGCCTTGGCCATCGGGCCTCTGTACTACCGCGCCACCATCGAGCACGCCCCCATCGACGAGCACCTCATCCAAGCCGCCATCGACGCCCTCGGCACCTGGCACATCTGA
- a CDS encoding NAD(P)H-binding protein → MRHLDPSYSLCKPATMRHDASNRLALAVLGATGATGRHVVTNALARGHRVVALVRRPGSLAPAPGLREHLWADLADAAGLGAALAGVDAVISTLGGAEKGPTSVCTEAMRSTVPAMAAAGVKRLIVVSAHGVLETHDSSLYSKAVWAGVADRMRDKESMEPLITASGLDWTIVRPPKLSEHAANGKYATGTDTSVRLWSSIGRADLADFLLDEAEVPRYTRAHPRITR, encoded by the coding sequence ATGAGACACCTTGACCCATCTTATTCATTGTGCAAACCTGCCACTATGAGACATGATGCCTCGAACAGGCTGGCCTTGGCGGTCCTGGGCGCGACCGGCGCCACGGGCAGGCACGTGGTGACCAACGCGCTCGCGCGGGGGCATCGAGTGGTGGCACTGGTGCGCCGCCCCGGTTCCCTGGCTCCTGCACCGGGACTACGCGAGCATCTGTGGGCCGACCTGGCCGACGCGGCCGGTCTGGGGGCTGCCCTGGCTGGGGTTGACGCTGTGATCAGCACCCTCGGCGGAGCAGAGAAGGGCCCCACCAGCGTCTGTACTGAGGCGATGCGTTCCACTGTGCCCGCGATGGCCGCCGCTGGCGTGAAGCGGCTCATCGTGGTCAGCGCCCACGGGGTGCTGGAGACGCATGACTCCTCGCTGTACTCCAAGGCGGTCTGGGCCGGTGTCGCTGACAGGATGCGCGACAAGGAGTCCATGGAGCCGTTGATCACCGCCTCCGGCCTGGACTGGACGATCGTGCGTCCCCCGAAGCTGTCCGAGCACGCCGCGAACGGGAAGTACGCCACCGGCACCGACACCTCGGTCCGGCTGTGGAGCTCCATCGGACGCGCCGATCTGGCCGACTTCCTGCTCGATGAGGCCGAGGTTCCCCGTTACACCCGCGCCCACCCCCGGATCACCCGATGA
- a CDS encoding helix-turn-helix transcriptional regulator: MVELLVRLQIRGGASATELAEALEVSVRTIYRDVEALSGAGVPVYTEVGRNGGIRIDPSYRIAGLPRLDTAEARGVLFAAVPAIAAQLGFDTAVADRTLLPAMERRSETAARVVRDRLLVEPTHWIAPPDDPSALADIAQAVWESREVRLTYRGKDLEVQPLGLILKGYTWYLLGRTRHSDERPFRLFRLSRIDNVEALVHRFDRPVEFNLAATWTQLRETFLESIPDYFVTVRIAPAAEPLLQLLDKVTRPELPLPADVVRDEHGWARLSLRFDRLDNAARHLLRLGAEVEVLDPPELRQAVADTMVRLATLYGASP; encoded by the coding sequence TTGGTCGAGCTGCTGGTTCGACTGCAGATCAGGGGCGGCGCCTCAGCGACCGAGCTGGCAGAGGCGCTCGAAGTCTCGGTGCGCACCATCTACCGCGACGTGGAGGCGCTGAGCGGCGCGGGCGTTCCGGTCTACACCGAGGTCGGGCGAAACGGCGGGATCCGGATCGATCCTTCCTATCGGATCGCTGGGCTGCCGCGACTCGACACCGCCGAGGCGCGCGGTGTGCTCTTCGCCGCTGTGCCGGCGATCGCCGCCCAACTCGGGTTCGACACAGCCGTCGCCGACCGCACCCTCTTGCCGGCGATGGAGAGGAGATCAGAGACCGCAGCGCGTGTCGTGCGTGACCGGTTGCTGGTGGAGCCGACCCACTGGATCGCCCCACCGGACGACCCCTCGGCGCTGGCTGACATCGCCCAGGCGGTCTGGGAGTCCCGCGAGGTCAGACTCACCTACCGCGGGAAGGATCTCGAGGTCCAGCCGCTCGGACTGATCCTGAAGGGCTACACCTGGTACCTCCTCGGACGGACGCGACACAGTGACGAACGCCCCTTCCGACTCTTCCGCCTTTCACGCATCGACAACGTCGAGGCGCTCGTCCACCGCTTCGACCGGCCGGTCGAATTCAACCTTGCCGCGACCTGGACTCAGCTCCGCGAGACGTTCCTCGAGTCGATCCCGGATTACTTCGTGACTGTGCGTATCGCTCCAGCGGCCGAGCCGTTGCTCCAGCTGCTCGACAAGGTGACCCGACCCGAGCTGCCACTGCCTGCGGACGTCGTACGCGACGAGCACGGATGGGCTCGACTGAGCCTGCGATTCGACCGCCTCGACAACGCCGCCCGCCATCTCCTACGACTCGGTGCAGAAGTCGAGGTCCTGGACCCGCCCGAGCTCCGCCAAGCCGTGGCCGACACCATGGTCCGGCTCGCCACCCTCTACGGTGCGAGCCCGTGA